Genomic DNA from Leptolyngbya sp. CCY15150:
CAAGTCGTGGTGGCTCAAGCCAAGCGTTGTCCCCACTGTGGAGTCGACGTAGACCCATCGACGCAGCGCTTAAGCGGGATTTACGAGCGGATTGAATGGCCTCAGGTGACCCCTCACGTTACGCGAGTAGAACGCTACGGTGGGATGTGTCCCTGTTGCCAGAAGGCGTATCAAGCCCCTGTTGCGGTTGGCTTGGAACCCGGCTCACCCTTTGGCAGCAGTATCGCAAGTCTGGTGACCTATCTGCGCTACAGTCATGCCATCAGTTATGGGCGCTTACGTCAGTTGATGAGCGAGCTTTACGGTCTGAGGCTCTCAGAAGGAGCGATTGCCAACCTCTTGCAACGGGTGCAGACACAACTGGAAGCTCCAGTGAGCAAGATTGTGGAGCGCTTACGCAGTGCACGTCTGGTTGGCAGTGATGAAACGGGGGCACGGGTGAATGGGAAAAACCAGTGGGAATGGGTGTTTCAAA
This window encodes:
- a CDS encoding transposase — protein: MTPHVTRVERYGGMCPCCQKAYQAPVAVGLEPGSPFGSSIASLVTYLRYSHAISYGRLRQLMSELYGLRLSEGAIANLLQRVQTQLEAPVSKIVERLRSARLVGSDETGARVNGKNQWEWVFQ